TTCCTGTTTTACGTCCTAATCTCCCAGCTTTTACATATTGTTCTAGAAGTGGTGCGGGACGATATTTATCACCTAATGTTTGATGTAAATAGCGGAGATTATGAAGTCTTGTATCTAAGCCGACTAAATCTCCTAACTCAAACGGTCCCATCGGATAATTTAATCCCAGTTTAATAGCTTTATCGATTTCCTTCGGAGTTCCCAGTCCTTCCTGTAACATATAAAATGCTTCATTCCCAACTAAACAGCTAATACGGCTTGTTACAAATCCAGGAAATTCATGGATGGTCACTGTTTCTTTTCCCATTTTCCGAGCAACTCTTTCAGCGAATTCAGCTGTCTCATCACTTGTTTCCAAGCCACGGATAATTTCAATCAGTGGCATTTTATGAACTGGATTAAAAAAATGCATGGCAATGACTAAATCTGGTTTGGTTGTATATGAAGCTATTTCCGTTGGGCTCATCGTCGATGTATTTGTGGCAAACACACAGTCCCTTGATGCAGCACGATCAATTTTTTCAAATATTTTCTTTTTTATTTCTTTCACTTCAGGTACTGCCTCAATAACAATCGTGGCATCTTTTACTGCTATTTCCAACTCTGTTTCATAACAAATATTAGCCTTTCCCTCATTTGCCTTAGCTTCCGTTACCTTCCCATGAGAGATTCCTTTCTCATAAAGCTTGTTAATTTCTGCTTTTGCTTGCTCAAGTATTTCCTGTTTCATATCAACGAGCTTCACAAAATAACCACCTAATGAAGCGACATA
This genomic interval from Virgibacillus pantothenticus contains the following:
- a CDS encoding 3-hydroxyacyl-CoA dehydrogenase encodes the protein MSDCLVVVGAGVMGRGIAYVASLGGYFVKLVDMKQEILEQAKAEINKLYEKGISHGKVTEAKANEGKANICYETELEIAVKDATIVIEAVPEVKEIKKKIFEKIDRAASRDCVFATNTSTMSPTEIASYTTKPDLVIAMHFFNPVHKMPLIEIIRGLETSDETAEFAERVARKMGKETVTIHEFPGFVTSRISCLVGNEAFYMLQEGLGTPKEIDKAIKLGLNYPMGPFELGDLVGLDTRLHNLRYLHQTLGDKYRPAPLLEQYVKAGRLGRKTGKGVYNYEGEGDE